The following proteins are co-located in the Rattus norvegicus strain BN/NHsdMcwi chromosome 19, GRCr8, whole genome shotgun sequence genome:
- the Mvd gene encoding diphosphomevalonate decarboxylase, whose amino-acid sequence MASEKPQDLMVTCTAPVNIAVIKYWGKRDEALILPINSSLSVTLHQDQLKTTTTAAISKDFTEDRIWLNGREEDVGQPRLQACLREIRRLARKRRSTGDGDALPLSLGYKVHVASVNNFPTAAGLASSAAGYACLAYTLARVYGVEGDLSEVARRGSGSACRSLYGGFVEWQMGEQADGKDSIARQIAPEWHWPQLRVLILVVSAEKKPTGSTVGMQTSVATSTLLKFRAESIVPERMKEMTRCIQEQDFQAFAQLTMKDSNQFHATCLDTFPPISYLNDTSRRIIQLVHRFNAHHGQTKVAYTFDAGPNAVIFTLEDTVAEFVAAVRHSFPPAANGDKFLKGLQVAPVLLSDELKTSLATEPSPGGVQYIIATQVGPGPQVLDDPHHHLLGPDGLPQRDL is encoded by the exons ATGGCCTCGGAAAAGCCTCAGGACCTAATGGTCACCTGCACCGCGCCGGTCAACATCGCGGTTATCAAATACT GGGGAAAGCGGGATGAAGCGCTGATCCTGCCCATCAACTCCTCCCTGAGCGTCACGCTGCACCAGGACCAG CTAAAAACCACCACAACTGCGGCCATTAGCAAGGACTTCACAGAGGACCGCATCTGGCTGAACGGTCGTGAGGAGGACGTGGGGCAGCCACGGCTCCAGGCCTGCCTGAGAGAGA TTCGCCGCCTGGCTCGGAAGCGAAGGAGCACGGGAGACGGGGATGCCCTGCCCCTCAGCCTCGGCTATAAGGTGCACGTGGCGTCAGTGAACAACTTCCCCACCGCTGCAGGCCTGGCTTCCTCAGCAGCCGGCTACGCCTGCCTAG CCTATACCTTGGCCCGGGTCTACGGGGTTGAGGGAGACCTCTCAGAAGTGGCCCGGCGGGGCTCAGGCAGCGCATGCCGCAGCCTCTACGGGGGCTTCGTGGAGTGGCAGATGGGGGAACAGGCCGATGGGAAGGACAGCATCGCCCGGCAGATAGCCCCAGAGTGGCACTGGCCCCAGCTCCGAGTTCTTATCCTTGTG GTGAGTGCAGAGAAGAAGCCGACGGGCAGCACAGTGGGCATGCAGACCAGCGTGGCGACCAGTACCCTGCTCAAG TTCCGGGCTGAGTCCATTGTGCCTGAGCGCATGAAGGAGATGACCCGTTGCATCCAAGAGCAGGACTTCCAGGCCTTCGCCCAGCTGACCATGAAGGACAGCAACCAGTTTCACGCCACCTGCCTCGACACCTTCCCGCCCATCTCCTACCTCAATGACACCTCCAGGCGCATCATCCAGCTAGTCCACCGCTTCAACGCCCACCATGGGCAGACGAAG GTGGCGTACACATTTGATGCGGGCCCCAATGCTGTGATCTTCACTCTGGAGGACACCGTGGCCGAGTTTGTGGCGGCAGTAAGGCACAGCTTCCCCCCTGCTGCGAATGGAGACAA GTTTCTCAAGGGGCTGCAGGTGGCACCCGTTCTTCTCTCCGATGAGCTGAAAACTTCGCTGGCTACGGAGCCCAGCCCTGGTGGGGTTCAGTACATCATTGCCACTCAG gTGGGACCAGGACCTCAAGTCCTAGACGACCCTCACCATCATCTGCTAGGCCCGGATGGCCTGCCACAGCGGGACCTTTGA
- the Snai3 gene encoding zinc finger protein SNAI3 isoform X2 has protein sequence MGLWNGAPQSVSQGEHQKQVWRPEDQYGEANGSCSACEELVGSCHLPDKEASSNPSDPLQPWDSTSAIACVSLPLLPHHGETLGTSGPEPQETSLVGPRAGQAPSVTLKDSFNLPPVLVLPTRWPPILGSDGALDEHLRAEGTSRVPGSFECIHCHRPYQTLAGLARHQQLHCHLPTGCAFTCRYCDKEYASLGALKMHIRTHTLPCVCKVCGKAFSRPWLLQGHIRTHTGEKPYTCSHCSRAFADRSNLRAHLQTHAGTKKYRCALCPKAFSRMSLLVRHEDAGCCPGP, from the exons ATGGGCCTCTGGAATGGCGCACCCCAGAGTGTTTCTCAGGGAGAACACCAGAAACAggtttggaggccagaagaccagTATGGAG AAGCTAATGGTTCCTGCTCTGCCTGTGAGGAGCTGGTGGGATCCTGCCACCTGCCAGATAAGGAGGCCTCTTCCAATCCCAGTGACCCTCTGCAGCCTTGGGACAGTACCTCGGCCATTGCCTGCGTCTCCCTGCCTCTTCTGCCCCATCATGGAGAAACTCTGGGAACCTCTGGACCAGAACCCCAGGAAACCAGCTTGGTGGGCCCTCGGGCTGGCCAGGCCCCTAGTGTGACTCTCAAAGACAGCTTCAATCTGCCCCCGGTGTTGGTGCTGCCCACACGATGGCCCCCAATCCTGGGCTCAGACGGAGCTCTAGATGAACACCTCAGGGCTGAGGGAACATCTCGGGTCCCAGGTAGTTTTGAATGCATCCACTGCCATCGGCCATATcagactctggctggcctggccaGGCACCAGCAGCTGCACTGCCACCTGCCGACTGGGTGTGCCTTCACCTGCAGGTACTGTGACAAGGAGTATGCCAGCCTGGGTGCCCTCAAGATGCATATCCGCACCCACACGTTGCCCTGCGTCTGTAAGGTGTGTGGCAAGGCCTTCTCGAGGCCCTGGCTGCTCCAGGGCCACATCCGCACCCATACAG GTGAGAAGCCTTATACCTGTTCTCACTGCAGCAGGGCCTTTGCTGACCGCTCCAACCTGAGGGCTCATCTGCAGACTCACGCTGGTACCAAGAAGTACAGGTGCGCCTTGTGCCCCAAGGCCTTCTCCCGAATGTCTCTCTTGGTGAGGCACGAGGATGCCGGCTGCTGTCCTGGCCCCTAA
- the Snai3 gene encoding zinc finger protein SNAI3 isoform X5, whose protein sequence is MTEANGSCSACEELVGSCHLPDKEASSNPSDPLQPWDSTSAIACVSLPLLPHHGETLGTSGPEPQETSLVGPRAGQAPSVTLKDSFNLPPVLVLPTRWPPILGSDGALDEHLRAEGTSRVPGSFECIHCHRPYQTLAGLARHQQLHCHLPTGCAFTCRYCDKEYASLGALKMHIRTHTLPCVCKVCGKAFSRPWLLQGHIRTHTGEKPYTCSHCSRAFADRSNLRAHLQTHAGTKKYRCALCPKAFSRMSLLVRHEDAGCCPGP, encoded by the exons ATGACAG AAGCTAATGGTTCCTGCTCTGCCTGTGAGGAGCTGGTGGGATCCTGCCACCTGCCAGATAAGGAGGCCTCTTCCAATCCCAGTGACCCTCTGCAGCCTTGGGACAGTACCTCGGCCATTGCCTGCGTCTCCCTGCCTCTTCTGCCCCATCATGGAGAAACTCTGGGAACCTCTGGACCAGAACCCCAGGAAACCAGCTTGGTGGGCCCTCGGGCTGGCCAGGCCCCTAGTGTGACTCTCAAAGACAGCTTCAATCTGCCCCCGGTGTTGGTGCTGCCCACACGATGGCCCCCAATCCTGGGCTCAGACGGAGCTCTAGATGAACACCTCAGGGCTGAGGGAACATCTCGGGTCCCAGGTAGTTTTGAATGCATCCACTGCCATCGGCCATATcagactctggctggcctggccaGGCACCAGCAGCTGCACTGCCACCTGCCGACTGGGTGTGCCTTCACCTGCAGGTACTGTGACAAGGAGTATGCCAGCCTGGGTGCCCTCAAGATGCATATCCGCACCCACACGTTGCCCTGCGTCTGTAAGGTGTGTGGCAAGGCCTTCTCGAGGCCCTGGCTGCTCCAGGGCCACATCCGCACCCATACAG GTGAGAAGCCTTATACCTGTTCTCACTGCAGCAGGGCCTTTGCTGACCGCTCCAACCTGAGGGCTCATCTGCAGACTCACGCTGGTACCAAGAAGTACAGGTGCGCCTTGTGCCCCAAGGCCTTCTCCCGAATGTCTCTCTTGGTGAGGCACGAGGATGCCGGCTGCTGTCCTGGCCCCTAA
- the Snai3 gene encoding zinc finger protein SNAI3, with translation MPRSFLVKTHSSHRVPNYGKLETLREANGSCSACEELVGSCHLPDKEASSNPSDPLQPWDSTSAIACVSLPLLPHHGETLGTSGPEPQETSLVGPRAGQAPSVTLKDSFNLPPVLVLPTRWPPILGSDGALDEHLRAEGTSRVPGSFECIHCHRPYQTLAGLARHQQLHCHLPTGCAFTCRYCDKEYASLGALKMHIRTHTLPCVCKVCGKAFSRPWLLQGHIRTHTGEKPYTCSHCSRAFADRSNLRAHLQTHAGTKKYRCALCPKAFSRMSLLVRHEDAGCCPGP, from the exons ATGCCGCGCTCCTTCCTGGTGAAAACGCACTCCAGTCACAGGGTCCCCAACTACGGGAAACTGGAGACACTGAGAG AAGCTAATGGTTCCTGCTCTGCCTGTGAGGAGCTGGTGGGATCCTGCCACCTGCCAGATAAGGAGGCCTCTTCCAATCCCAGTGACCCTCTGCAGCCTTGGGACAGTACCTCGGCCATTGCCTGCGTCTCCCTGCCTCTTCTGCCCCATCATGGAGAAACTCTGGGAACCTCTGGACCAGAACCCCAGGAAACCAGCTTGGTGGGCCCTCGGGCTGGCCAGGCCCCTAGTGTGACTCTCAAAGACAGCTTCAATCTGCCCCCGGTGTTGGTGCTGCCCACACGATGGCCCCCAATCCTGGGCTCAGACGGAGCTCTAGATGAACACCTCAGGGCTGAGGGAACATCTCGGGTCCCAGGTAGTTTTGAATGCATCCACTGCCATCGGCCATATcagactctggctggcctggccaGGCACCAGCAGCTGCACTGCCACCTGCCGACTGGGTGTGCCTTCACCTGCAGGTACTGTGACAAGGAGTATGCCAGCCTGGGTGCCCTCAAGATGCATATCCGCACCCACACGTTGCCCTGCGTCTGTAAGGTGTGTGGCAAGGCCTTCTCGAGGCCCTGGCTGCTCCAGGGCCACATCCGCACCCATACAG GTGAGAAGCCTTATACCTGTTCTCACTGCAGCAGGGCCTTTGCTGACCGCTCCAACCTGAGGGCTCATCTGCAGACTCACGCTGGTACCAAGAAGTACAGGTGCGCCTTGTGCCCCAAGGCCTTCTCCCGAATGTCTCTCTTGGTGAGGCACGAGGATGCCGGCTGCTGTCCTGGCCCCTAA
- the Snai3 gene encoding zinc finger protein SNAI3 isoform X1: protein MRREAEGCDGFIHTSAVFLQGRRSLLLQCFQDITCASIMGLWNGAPQSVSQGEHQKQVWRPEDQYGEANGSCSACEELVGSCHLPDKEASSNPSDPLQPWDSTSAIACVSLPLLPHHGETLGTSGPEPQETSLVGPRAGQAPSVTLKDSFNLPPVLVLPTRWPPILGSDGALDEHLRAEGTSRVPGSFECIHCHRPYQTLAGLARHQQLHCHLPTGCAFTCRYCDKEYASLGALKMHIRTHTLPCVCKVCGKAFSRPWLLQGHIRTHTGEKPYTCSHCSRAFADRSNLRAHLQTHAGTKKYRCALCPKAFSRMSLLVRHEDAGCCPGP, encoded by the exons ATGCGCCGGGAAGCTGAAGGCTGTGATGGGTTCATCCACACGTCTGCTGTGTTTCTACAGGGCAGACGAAGCCTGCTGCTCCAATGTTTTCAGGATATCACCTGTGCAAGCATCATGGGCCTCTGGAATGGCGCACCCCAGAGTGTTTCTCAGGGAGAACACCAGAAACAggtttggaggccagaagaccagTATGGAG AAGCTAATGGTTCCTGCTCTGCCTGTGAGGAGCTGGTGGGATCCTGCCACCTGCCAGATAAGGAGGCCTCTTCCAATCCCAGTGACCCTCTGCAGCCTTGGGACAGTACCTCGGCCATTGCCTGCGTCTCCCTGCCTCTTCTGCCCCATCATGGAGAAACTCTGGGAACCTCTGGACCAGAACCCCAGGAAACCAGCTTGGTGGGCCCTCGGGCTGGCCAGGCCCCTAGTGTGACTCTCAAAGACAGCTTCAATCTGCCCCCGGTGTTGGTGCTGCCCACACGATGGCCCCCAATCCTGGGCTCAGACGGAGCTCTAGATGAACACCTCAGGGCTGAGGGAACATCTCGGGTCCCAGGTAGTTTTGAATGCATCCACTGCCATCGGCCATATcagactctggctggcctggccaGGCACCAGCAGCTGCACTGCCACCTGCCGACTGGGTGTGCCTTCACCTGCAGGTACTGTGACAAGGAGTATGCCAGCCTGGGTGCCCTCAAGATGCATATCCGCACCCACACGTTGCCCTGCGTCTGTAAGGTGTGTGGCAAGGCCTTCTCGAGGCCCTGGCTGCTCCAGGGCCACATCCGCACCCATACAG GTGAGAAGCCTTATACCTGTTCTCACTGCAGCAGGGCCTTTGCTGACCGCTCCAACCTGAGGGCTCATCTGCAGACTCACGCTGGTACCAAGAAGTACAGGTGCGCCTTGTGCCCCAAGGCCTTCTCCCGAATGTCTCTCTTGGTGAGGCACGAGGATGCCGGCTGCTGTCCTGGCCCCTAA
- the Snai3 gene encoding zinc finger protein SNAI3 isoform X4 — protein MVAGEKRQDFPKASCLVEANGSCSACEELVGSCHLPDKEASSNPSDPLQPWDSTSAIACVSLPLLPHHGETLGTSGPEPQETSLVGPRAGQAPSVTLKDSFNLPPVLVLPTRWPPILGSDGALDEHLRAEGTSRVPGSFECIHCHRPYQTLAGLARHQQLHCHLPTGCAFTCRYCDKEYASLGALKMHIRTHTLPCVCKVCGKAFSRPWLLQGHIRTHTGEKPYTCSHCSRAFADRSNLRAHLQTHAGTKKYRCALCPKAFSRMSLLVRHEDAGCCPGP, from the exons ATGGTGGCTGGTGAGAAAAGGCAGGACTTCCCCAAAGCATCCTGCCTCGTGG AAGCTAATGGTTCCTGCTCTGCCTGTGAGGAGCTGGTGGGATCCTGCCACCTGCCAGATAAGGAGGCCTCTTCCAATCCCAGTGACCCTCTGCAGCCTTGGGACAGTACCTCGGCCATTGCCTGCGTCTCCCTGCCTCTTCTGCCCCATCATGGAGAAACTCTGGGAACCTCTGGACCAGAACCCCAGGAAACCAGCTTGGTGGGCCCTCGGGCTGGCCAGGCCCCTAGTGTGACTCTCAAAGACAGCTTCAATCTGCCCCCGGTGTTGGTGCTGCCCACACGATGGCCCCCAATCCTGGGCTCAGACGGAGCTCTAGATGAACACCTCAGGGCTGAGGGAACATCTCGGGTCCCAGGTAGTTTTGAATGCATCCACTGCCATCGGCCATATcagactctggctggcctggccaGGCACCAGCAGCTGCACTGCCACCTGCCGACTGGGTGTGCCTTCACCTGCAGGTACTGTGACAAGGAGTATGCCAGCCTGGGTGCCCTCAAGATGCATATCCGCACCCACACGTTGCCCTGCGTCTGTAAGGTGTGTGGCAAGGCCTTCTCGAGGCCCTGGCTGCTCCAGGGCCACATCCGCACCCATACAG GTGAGAAGCCTTATACCTGTTCTCACTGCAGCAGGGCCTTTGCTGACCGCTCCAACCTGAGGGCTCATCTGCAGACTCACGCTGGTACCAAGAAGTACAGGTGCGCCTTGTGCCCCAAGGCCTTCTCCCGAATGTCTCTCTTGGTGAGGCACGAGGATGCCGGCTGCTGTCCTGGCCCCTAA